Proteins encoded in a region of the Halioglobus maricola genome:
- a CDS encoding glycosyltransferase, whose amino-acid sequence MGNNSSLRVLLAWDFGADLGHLARLRPLAQSLEARGHEVFFAVRDFSRIDALPASMRVMPAPMVSVSAVEGKIREAATFADILYNAGAADARLLGGLVRGWRNLFELVRPDVVVQDYSPFSQIALQGLDIARVNVGTGFVCPPNISPLPDIRPWEDHYPERLQQTEAEVTETVNRQLALQGEAPLLGLGELYQRTDANLLGTFAELDHYPQRAAVLDGRTRYCGIWSDLQGVAPDWPAVDGPRVFAYLKPFRGLPRLLDHMQCSGCTVLAYLAGDFDVHRWQGENMRIVSTPLDMEQARHQCDMAVLHSGHGSTANLLLAGKPILQLPAHVEQNLTAINTERLGAGVSANLGNADAIREAFDRVATDPSIAAAAHAFAAKYAGFNQEQALQAAVEEIEVIARAKK is encoded by the coding sequence ATGGGCAATAATTCCTCCCTGCGAGTACTGCTAGCCTGGGATTTTGGTGCAGACCTGGGCCATCTTGCCAGGTTACGACCCCTGGCCCAATCGCTTGAGGCGCGCGGGCATGAGGTGTTTTTTGCTGTTCGCGATTTCAGTCGAATAGACGCATTACCGGCTTCCATGCGGGTAATGCCCGCCCCGATGGTTTCGGTTTCAGCGGTAGAGGGGAAAATCCGCGAAGCCGCCACATTTGCGGATATTCTCTACAACGCGGGTGCGGCAGATGCACGCCTTCTGGGCGGGCTGGTTCGGGGATGGAGGAACCTGTTCGAACTGGTGCGCCCGGATGTAGTAGTTCAGGATTACTCGCCGTTTTCCCAGATAGCGTTACAGGGCCTGGATATTGCCAGGGTCAATGTTGGGACCGGCTTTGTGTGCCCGCCAAACATATCGCCCTTGCCTGACATTCGACCCTGGGAAGATCACTACCCAGAGCGCCTGCAGCAAACCGAGGCGGAGGTCACGGAAACCGTAAATCGACAGCTAGCGCTTCAAGGAGAAGCGCCGCTGCTGGGGCTTGGGGAACTGTACCAGCGAACTGACGCCAACTTGCTGGGCACCTTCGCCGAATTGGACCACTATCCGCAGCGGGCAGCAGTGCTCGACGGAAGGACGCGCTACTGTGGCATCTGGTCAGACCTGCAGGGAGTTGCCCCAGATTGGCCTGCGGTTGATGGGCCTCGCGTCTTCGCTTATCTCAAGCCCTTTCGCGGGCTGCCACGCCTGCTGGACCACATGCAGTGCAGCGGTTGCACGGTACTGGCGTATCTCGCTGGAGATTTTGATGTGCACCGTTGGCAGGGCGAAAATATGCGTATTGTCAGCACACCGCTCGATATGGAACAGGCTCGCCATCAGTGTGATATGGCGGTATTGCACTCAGGCCATGGCAGTACCGCTAACCTTCTACTTGCGGGCAAGCCGATTCTGCAATTGCCCGCCCATGTCGAGCAAAATCTGACGGCAATCAATACCGAGCGATTGGGTGCCGGGGTGTCGGCGAATCTGGGGAATGCGGACGCCATCAGGGAAGCGTTTGATCGTGTTGCTACTGACCCCTCTATTGCGGCGGCAGCTCACGCCTTCGCTGCAAAGTATGCCGGTTTCAATCAGGAGCAGGCCTTGCAAGCAGCAGTGGAAGAGATCGAGGTAATCGCGCGGGCGAAAAAGTGA
- a CDS encoding TrmB family transcriptional regulator produces MKYDSLQQIGLDKREIKIYRALLRLGPASIRDVATEAGVNRGSTYETLKQLATKGVVNYLPRGKRRVFQAEEPEQLLQLGERRQQALSQAMEQLRTEVIPELKQSQGKFSPGNVRFYEGDDGVELVLRDILDSTASDPERGYSVISTKTLREHLYRPFPNFTRQREARGIRVRVLAVGEGGDEAEYAERKWLPAPDTSDASYIAIYPPKVAMITLAEKNYPVVVIIDSAAIASTQQILFNTLWELL; encoded by the coding sequence ATGAAATACGACAGCCTCCAACAGATAGGCCTCGACAAGCGGGAAATCAAAATCTACCGGGCTCTGCTCAGGCTGGGCCCTGCATCCATTCGTGATGTCGCAACCGAGGCGGGGGTGAACCGGGGCTCAACCTACGAGACCCTCAAACAACTGGCCACCAAGGGCGTTGTCAATTACCTGCCCCGAGGCAAGCGGCGCGTCTTCCAGGCCGAAGAGCCAGAGCAATTGCTGCAGTTAGGCGAACGGCGCCAACAGGCGCTTTCCCAGGCCATGGAGCAGCTGCGCACGGAAGTCATACCCGAGCTCAAGCAATCCCAGGGCAAGTTCAGCCCCGGCAATGTTCGGTTCTATGAAGGAGACGACGGTGTCGAGCTGGTGTTGCGGGATATTCTTGACAGCACAGCCAGTGACCCCGAACGCGGCTACTCGGTCATCTCGACCAAAACCTTGCGCGAGCACCTCTATCGGCCCTTTCCAAATTTCACCCGTCAGCGCGAGGCGAGGGGCATCCGAGTGCGCGTTCTTGCCGTCGGTGAGGGTGGTGACGAGGCGGAATACGCAGAGCGCAAGTGGCTGCCGGCACCCGACACCAGTGACGCTTCCTATATTGCGATCTACCCCCCGAAAGTCGCGATGATTACACTGGCGGAAAAAAACTACCCGGTGGTTGTCATTATCGATTCAGCGGCGATTGCTTCCACCCAGCAGATCCTGTTCAACACCCTGTGGGAGCTGTTGTAA
- the glmS gene encoding glutamine--fructose-6-phosphate transaminase (isomerizing), translating to MCGIVAAATRREVSEILLEGLRRLEYRGYDSAGMALLDNESNLLLHKQLGKVAELEKAQAQQPHHGCTGIAHTRWATHGEPSAANAHPHVSGDRIALVHNGIIENHAALREELEGQGYEFSSGTDSEVIVHLLHKALADGADLMGAMRSVVNRLEGAYALAVIDREHPEQVVGARQGSPLVIGIGIGENFMASDQMALRQVTDRFIYLEEGDMVCITPAAISIFDEAGEPVRREKTRIAEAEESVELGDFDHYMLKEIYEQPRALAATFNATAGHEIADSAFGEGAADIFDRVEAVQIVACGTSFHSGMVARYWLEELAGIPCEVEVASEFRYRKRVQHPGTLLLTISQSGETADTLAALRDAGADDFVGSLVIANVDNSSLVRESDLVFLTRAGTEIGVASTKAFTTQLVALLMFTVALGRRNGMAAEKQQELVNALQKLPDFVQQTLELDADIKQLSEAFIPKHHSLFLGRGIHYPVAMEGALKLKEISYIHAEAYPAGELKHGPLALVDDDMPVVAVAPGDELLEKLKSNLEEVRSRGGELFVFADRQAGFISEPRIKVLPMPHCPEVAKPIVYTVALQLLSYHVAVQKGTDVDKPRNLAKSVTVE from the coding sequence ATGTGCGGTATTGTGGCGGCCGCTACGCGGCGCGAAGTTAGTGAAATCCTGCTCGAGGGCCTGCGTCGTCTCGAGTATCGAGGATATGACTCGGCGGGCATGGCCTTGCTGGACAATGAGTCCAACCTGCTACTGCACAAGCAGTTGGGCAAGGTCGCCGAGCTGGAGAAGGCACAGGCGCAGCAACCGCATCATGGTTGCACCGGTATTGCCCACACTCGTTGGGCGACCCACGGTGAGCCGTCTGCGGCAAATGCGCATCCGCATGTGTCGGGCGACAGGATAGCGCTGGTACACAATGGCATTATCGAGAACCATGCGGCCCTGCGTGAAGAGCTGGAGGGGCAGGGGTATGAGTTCTCCTCCGGGACAGATTCCGAAGTCATAGTTCATCTTCTGCACAAGGCACTTGCCGATGGCGCTGACTTGATGGGGGCAATGCGTTCGGTGGTAAACCGTTTGGAGGGTGCCTACGCACTTGCCGTTATCGACCGAGAGCATCCTGAACAGGTTGTCGGCGCGCGCCAGGGCAGCCCGCTCGTGATCGGTATAGGTATCGGTGAGAATTTTATGGCGTCTGACCAGATGGCCCTGCGCCAGGTGACAGATCGATTTATCTATCTGGAAGAGGGCGACATGGTTTGTATTACGCCTGCTGCCATCAGCATTTTTGACGAAGCCGGCGAACCAGTGCGGCGCGAGAAAACGCGCATTGCCGAAGCAGAGGAGTCAGTGGAGCTGGGCGACTTTGACCACTATATGCTCAAAGAGATTTATGAGCAGCCGAGAGCGTTAGCGGCGACGTTCAATGCGACCGCTGGGCATGAGATAGCGGATTCCGCATTCGGCGAAGGTGCCGCAGACATTTTTGATCGGGTCGAGGCGGTTCAGATAGTCGCCTGTGGCACGAGCTTTCATTCGGGAATGGTAGCGCGCTATTGGCTGGAAGAGCTGGCCGGGATTCCCTGCGAAGTGGAAGTGGCCTCGGAGTTTCGGTATCGCAAACGGGTACAACATCCAGGGACACTGTTACTGACCATATCCCAATCTGGCGAAACGGCAGACACCCTTGCAGCGTTGCGCGATGCGGGGGCAGATGATTTCGTCGGTAGTCTGGTCATCGCCAATGTCGACAACAGTTCTCTGGTACGTGAAAGCGATCTGGTGTTCCTGACACGCGCTGGTACAGAGATCGGGGTTGCCTCCACCAAGGCCTTCACCACCCAGTTGGTTGCCTTGTTGATGTTCACCGTTGCGCTCGGTAGACGCAACGGAATGGCTGCCGAGAAGCAGCAGGAGCTGGTGAACGCTTTGCAAAAGCTGCCGGATTTTGTGCAGCAAACACTGGAACTCGATGCAGATATCAAGCAGCTGTCAGAGGCCTTTATTCCCAAGCATCACTCGCTTTTCCTCGGACGGGGCATCCACTATCCGGTGGCGATGGAGGGCGCACTGAAGCTTAAGGAAATCTCCTATATCCACGCCGAGGCCTATCCCGCCGGCGAGCTGAAACACGGCCCACTGGCTCTGGTGGATGATGATATGCCGGTTGTGGCGGTGGCGCCCGGAGACGAGTTGTTGGAGAAGCTCAAGTCGAATCTGGAAGAAGTTCGCTCGCGCGGTGGAGAGTTATTTGTTTTCGCTGACCGTCAGGCCGGTTTTATCAGTGAGCCGCGGATAAAAGTGCTGCCGATGCCGCACTGCCCCGAGGTTGCCAAGCCGATTGTATACACGGTTGCGTTGCAATTACTGTCTTATCACGTGGCGGTGCAGAAGGGCACGGATGTTGACAAGCCGCGCAACCTGGCGAAGTCGGTCACCGTCGAGTGA
- a CDS encoding tetratricopeptide repeat protein: MSPGRRALLLGWSGADWELLHPLIAAGAMPNLAKFLENSVQGSLRTLQPQFPPLLWTSVVTGKGPVEHNILHGLTVHPTGDILPVSRLDIGCQTITDIVNAAGGTTVSINWPLSYPAVGHSASELCFRLAGSSNALEPLAPAAVSPSHTEELVQGLRMSPAELSREELEFFVSDLDNAQAAGDPLLQQLAVALAETISTHVVAMEMMESADWNLALLRYELLDTLGPAFMANHPPQLGWVNDELYDRYQGTIAAGCRYLDLLFAALLDRAGNECSIVLFSERGLQSGEQRPNSRELAEQRGAAPWYREQGILAMSGPQLHHEGSVHGAGLLDIAPTVLAMLDLPRGDDMRGRVLAESFSEPPPDIRIGTHEPLTPAKSETLSPAQTDALRSRWLETGVIKEADVALTSAGILSETSFNRAIAMMENRQFQSAHKILEKLHQEQPENERIALHLARCKRRTGHLEDSAKLLQAVVDHPQQRPYELIQLAQLQIATGLYEQALGNLFRAEQAEGERPQVHATIGQVYLKLGRWEQAERAYRKALQRDPQHAEAHRGMAATRLGQRDFLACIDSALTAIDLDRNQPQAHYFLARALAATERPDTAIAAYETTLELNPDHTDARQQLLILLEQQGFTEEAERHRAKLIRQEALAAVSKQMHAQK, translated from the coding sequence TTGTCCCCCGGCCGGCGTGCACTGCTGCTGGGCTGGAGTGGCGCCGACTGGGAGTTACTACACCCGCTAATCGCAGCGGGTGCCATGCCCAATCTGGCGAAGTTCCTTGAAAACAGCGTTCAGGGAAGCCTGCGCACTCTCCAGCCACAGTTTCCCCCTCTTCTGTGGACTTCCGTCGTCACGGGTAAAGGACCGGTTGAGCACAACATTCTGCACGGCCTGACGGTCCATCCTACCGGCGATATCCTACCTGTCAGCCGGCTCGATATCGGCTGCCAGACGATTACTGATATTGTAAACGCCGCGGGCGGAACCACCGTTTCAATCAACTGGCCCCTGAGCTATCCCGCCGTAGGCCATAGCGCCAGCGAGCTTTGCTTTCGCCTGGCCGGGTCCAGCAATGCGCTGGAGCCATTGGCACCCGCTGCCGTCAGCCCCAGCCATACAGAAGAACTAGTTCAGGGGCTACGCATGTCCCCAGCAGAGCTCAGCCGGGAAGAGCTCGAATTTTTTGTCAGCGACCTTGATAACGCACAGGCTGCTGGCGATCCCTTACTGCAACAGCTTGCGGTCGCCCTGGCTGAGACTATAAGCACTCACGTGGTCGCCATGGAGATGATGGAGAGCGCTGACTGGAATCTCGCCTTGCTCCGTTACGAACTCCTCGACACCCTCGGGCCAGCGTTTATGGCGAACCATCCCCCTCAATTGGGTTGGGTAAACGATGAACTGTATGACCGCTACCAGGGCACCATCGCAGCGGGGTGCCGCTACCTCGATCTGCTGTTCGCCGCCCTCCTTGATCGAGCCGGCAACGAATGCAGTATCGTGCTGTTTTCCGAGCGCGGACTACAAAGCGGTGAACAACGGCCAAACTCTCGCGAGCTTGCTGAACAGAGGGGTGCAGCACCGTGGTATCGCGAGCAGGGAATTCTGGCCATGTCCGGTCCGCAACTGCACCATGAAGGCTCCGTGCACGGCGCCGGCTTGCTGGATATTGCTCCAACTGTCCTCGCCATGCTCGACTTACCCCGGGGCGATGACATGCGCGGCCGAGTTCTGGCTGAATCATTCTCAGAACCGCCTCCAGATATCCGCATCGGCACTCACGAACCCTTGACCCCTGCAAAGAGTGAGACGCTGAGCCCTGCGCAGACAGATGCATTGCGTTCCCGCTGGCTGGAAACTGGCGTCATTAAAGAGGCCGACGTTGCATTGACGAGCGCGGGCATCCTCAGTGAGACCAGCTTCAATCGCGCAATAGCGATGATGGAAAATCGTCAGTTCCAAAGTGCCCACAAAATTCTGGAAAAATTACACCAGGAGCAGCCCGAAAACGAACGAATTGCACTGCACCTGGCCCGCTGTAAGCGCCGCACAGGTCACCTGGAAGACTCGGCTAAATTGCTTCAAGCGGTTGTTGACCACCCTCAGCAACGCCCCTATGAACTCATCCAACTCGCCCAACTACAGATCGCCACCGGACTATACGAACAGGCGCTCGGCAACCTGTTCCGGGCGGAACAGGCGGAGGGGGAGCGACCCCAGGTTCACGCGACAATAGGCCAGGTTTATCTCAAGCTGGGCCGCTGGGAACAAGCCGAGCGCGCTTATCGCAAGGCCCTGCAAAGGGACCCACAACACGCCGAAGCACACCGGGGTATGGCCGCCACACGCCTGGGCCAACGCGACTTCCTGGCCTGCATAGATTCAGCGTTAACGGCGATCGATCTGGACCGCAACCAACCACAGGCGCACTACTTTCTGGCCCGCGCACTCGCCGCCACAGAGCGACCGGACACTGCAATTGCCGCCTATGAGACCACTCTGGAATTGAACCCGGACCACACCGACGCGCGCCAGCAATTGCTCATATTACTAGAGCAGCAGGGCTTCACCGAAGAAGCTGAGCGTCATCGCGCAAAGCTGATCCGCCAGGAAGCGCTAGCGGCCGTCTCCAAGCAGATGCACGCGCAAAAATAG
- the aguB gene encoding N-carbamoylputrescine amidase: MSRTVTFAATQLTISWDIDANLAKAEQAVRDAHEAGAQVILLQELFEAPYFCKTQQYRYLDLAKPRVGNPLIERFARLAAELQVVLPISYYERDTNTFFNSLVMIDADGTVLDNYRKTHIPDGPGYCEKFYFTPGDTGFKVWKTRYGVFGAGICWDQWFPETARCCALMGAEAMFYPTAIGTEPQDPTLDSSGHWQRVMQGHSAANVLPVIASNRIGVEEDDGITTTFYGSSFITDHTGEKIAEAGRDEEKILIAEIDLDATAEYRQAWGLFRDRRPELYNPIASLACGDNT; this comes from the coding sequence ATGAGCCGTACTGTTACCTTCGCCGCCACGCAACTGACCATCAGTTGGGATATAGACGCCAATCTCGCCAAAGCCGAACAGGCTGTCCGCGATGCACACGAAGCCGGAGCCCAGGTAATCCTGCTCCAGGAGCTGTTTGAGGCGCCCTATTTTTGCAAAACGCAGCAGTATCGCTACCTCGACCTGGCCAAGCCGCGCGTCGGCAATCCACTTATTGAACGCTTCGCCCGGCTGGCCGCAGAACTACAGGTGGTACTGCCCATCAGTTACTACGAGCGCGATACCAATACGTTCTTTAATTCCCTGGTGATGATCGACGCAGATGGCACGGTCCTGGATAACTACCGCAAGACCCACATCCCGGACGGCCCGGGCTATTGTGAGAAATTCTATTTCACTCCCGGGGACACCGGATTCAAGGTATGGAAAACCCGCTACGGAGTCTTTGGGGCAGGTATTTGTTGGGACCAGTGGTTTCCCGAAACTGCTCGTTGTTGTGCCCTGATGGGTGCAGAAGCGATGTTCTACCCCACCGCTATCGGCACTGAACCCCAAGATCCAACTCTCGATTCCAGCGGCCATTGGCAACGCGTCATGCAGGGCCATTCTGCCGCTAACGTGCTGCCAGTCATCGCCTCAAACCGGATCGGCGTAGAGGAAGACGACGGCATCACCACCACCTTCTATGGCTCCTCATTCATTACCGACCACACCGGCGAGAAAATTGCTGAAGCTGGACGCGATGAGGAAAAAATCCTGATCGCCGAAATCGACCTGGACGCGACGGCGGAATACCGCCAGGCGTGGGGGCTATTCCGTGACCGCCGGCCGGAGCTGTACAACCCCATCGCCAGCCTGGCCTGCGGCGACAATACATGA
- a CDS encoding glycosyltransferase family 2 protein, with product MIVPKLSIGLPVYNGENFLAGAIGSLLDQSYRDFELIISDNASTDRTAEICLAFAATDDRIRYVRNDENQGAAANYNQCLALASGEYFKWAAHDDLCHPLFLARCIAVLEANPGVVLCHSQSQGIDDSGATKGRYGEERSFSSPSPSRRMWQVISTPHVCIAVFGVMRRAVLLQTIRHGDWVGADRNLLAQLSLHGKVVLVPEVLFKRREHLESSIHKFEDEQERLAWFNPAFAGKRSRPTWRRWQEYNKAVHGAPLGLVEKARCYLQLLRWVGARHHTGPRNYRMLAREIFTGAGPAS from the coding sequence GTGATCGTCCCCAAACTCAGTATCGGCTTGCCGGTATACAACGGCGAGAACTTTCTCGCTGGCGCGATAGGCAGCCTGCTAGACCAGAGCTATCGCGACTTCGAACTCATCATCTCCGACAACGCTTCAACTGATCGGACGGCGGAGATTTGTCTGGCTTTCGCCGCGACCGACGATCGAATTCGTTATGTTCGTAATGACGAGAACCAGGGAGCGGCCGCCAACTACAATCAGTGCCTGGCTTTAGCCAGCGGTGAGTATTTCAAATGGGCCGCTCACGACGACCTCTGCCATCCACTGTTTCTGGCGCGATGCATCGCCGTGCTGGAAGCCAATCCTGGCGTCGTGCTTTGCCACAGCCAAAGCCAGGGAATTGATGACAGCGGAGCAACAAAAGGCAGGTATGGGGAAGAGCGCTCATTCAGCTCCCCATCGCCCTCCCGGCGCATGTGGCAGGTTATCAGTACACCCCATGTGTGCATCGCTGTATTTGGCGTGATGCGCCGCGCTGTGTTGCTCCAGACCATTCGCCACGGCGATTGGGTTGGCGCCGATAGAAACCTGTTGGCTCAACTTAGCCTGCATGGAAAAGTCGTCCTGGTACCCGAGGTACTGTTCAAGCGCAGAGAACACCTGGAATCGTCTATCCATAAGTTTGAAGATGAGCAGGAACGCCTGGCCTGGTTCAATCCAGCCTTTGCAGGCAAACGAAGCCGGCCTACCTGGCGGCGCTGGCAGGAATACAACAAGGCCGTCCATGGCGCGCCGCTCGGCCTGGTCGAAAAAGCCCGCTGCTACCTGCAATTACTGCGCTGGGTGGGCGCGAGGCACCACACCGGCCCCAGAAACTACCGGATGCTAGCCCGGGAAATATTCACCGGCGCCGGGCCGGCTTCCTAG
- the aguA gene encoding agmatine deiminase — protein sequence MSATLTSTPRADGFRMPGEHEPQQAVVMAWPERSDNWRNNAGPAQQAFTAVASAIVAETPVKMCVSAGQAHNARAMLPNEVELLEIPCNDSWMRDIGPSYVVNNKGAVRGVDWHFNAWGGEVNGLYEDWSLDEALASSLLRARGEDRYRAPLVLEGGSIHVDGEGTCITTAECLLHPGRNPQLGQADIEALLRDYLNVDTFFWLPLGVVNDETDGHIDNILHIARPGEVLLTWCDDPADPVYNICRDALAVLSAQPDAAGRELTVHKLPLPGPLFMSAEEAAGIQLSDNMVREPGERLAGSYANFLITNARVVFPLLDAATDDAARAILERVFPEHEVVGIPGREILLGGGNIHCITQQIPA from the coding sequence ATGAGCGCAACGCTGACCAGCACCCCGCGGGCTGATGGCTTCCGCATGCCCGGAGAACACGAGCCGCAACAGGCCGTGGTGATGGCCTGGCCAGAACGCAGCGACAACTGGCGCAATAATGCCGGCCCGGCCCAGCAAGCGTTCACCGCTGTCGCCTCTGCAATCGTGGCGGAAACCCCAGTAAAAATGTGCGTTTCAGCAGGCCAGGCTCATAACGCCCGGGCCATGCTACCTAATGAAGTCGAGTTGCTCGAGATCCCCTGCAACGACAGCTGGATGCGCGATATCGGCCCCAGCTACGTTGTGAACAATAAGGGAGCCGTACGCGGGGTGGACTGGCACTTCAATGCCTGGGGCGGGGAGGTAAATGGTCTCTATGAGGATTGGTCGCTGGACGAGGCGCTGGCTTCGTCCTTGCTGAGGGCACGCGGCGAAGATCGCTATCGCGCTCCGCTGGTACTCGAGGGTGGCTCGATCCACGTGGACGGCGAAGGCACCTGCATTACCACCGCTGAGTGCCTGCTGCACCCCGGTCGCAATCCGCAATTGGGGCAGGCCGACATCGAAGCTCTGCTCAGAGACTATCTCAACGTAGACACCTTTTTCTGGCTGCCGCTGGGTGTGGTCAACGACGAAACCGATGGCCACATCGATAATATCCTGCACATCGCTCGCCCTGGCGAAGTCCTGCTGACCTGGTGCGACGACCCGGCAGATCCCGTTTACAACATCTGTCGCGATGCGCTCGCTGTGCTGAGCGCGCAACCAGATGCCGCTGGGCGCGAACTGACGGTACACAAACTGCCGCTGCCCGGGCCTCTGTTCATGTCTGCAGAGGAGGCCGCTGGCATTCAGCTGTCAGACAATATGGTGCGCGAGCCAGGGGAAAGGCTGGCTGGGTCCTATGCCAATTTCCTCATCACCAACGCCAGGGTGGTATTTCCCCTGTTAGATGCCGCCACCGACGACGCAGCGCGGGCGATCTTGGAGAGGGTATTTCCTGAACATGAAGTGGTGGGCATCCCCGGGCGAGAGATACTGCTTGGCGGCGGCAATATCCACTGTATTACCCAACAGATTCCAGCCTGA
- the glmU gene encoding bifunctional UDP-N-acetylglucosamine diphosphorylase/glucosamine-1-phosphate N-acetyltransferase GlmU, with amino-acid sequence MNLEIVILAAGKGSRMKSQLPKVLHPVAGRPMLQRVVDTARALSPRAVHVVVGHGAEDVMQAVDDAAINWVTQTEQKGTGHAVLQALPHIGSDSTVLVLYGDVPLIRAETLSELVSAATTAPAVLTARVASPAGLGRILRDNTGKLLSVVEHKDASQAELAIDEINTGVMAVPAVDLQAYLPRVGNENAQGEYYLPDVLSLAVADGRAVASCIASSELEVLGVNDRVQLNRVEREFQRRRGEALLLEGVAVADVSRLDIRGELVCGHDVFIDVNVVFEGVVKLGDGVKVGPNCVVKNTTVEAGAHIHAMSHLEDVSVGAEANVGPYARLRPGTELAAGARVGNFVETKKAKIGAGSKINHLSYVGDCEMGAGVNIGAGTITCNYDGVNKHKTSMGDGVFVGSNSTLVAPLSIEDGGFIGAGSTVTRAVAADELAVSRAKQRNIQGWKRPTKAGGDE; translated from the coding sequence ATGAACCTCGAAATCGTTATTCTCGCTGCGGGCAAGGGCTCCCGTATGAAATCTCAATTGCCCAAAGTTTTGCATCCGGTTGCCGGGCGGCCGATGCTGCAACGTGTAGTGGACACCGCCAGGGCCCTGTCACCCAGGGCGGTGCACGTGGTGGTTGGCCACGGTGCGGAAGATGTCATGCAGGCTGTTGATGACGCTGCGATCAACTGGGTCACTCAGACCGAGCAGAAGGGCACTGGCCACGCTGTCCTTCAGGCCTTGCCGCACATCGGCAGCGACAGCACGGTGCTGGTGCTCTACGGCGATGTACCGTTGATCCGCGCCGAAACCTTGTCTGAACTGGTTTCAGCGGCGACCACCGCCCCTGCGGTACTCACCGCCAGGGTAGCGAGCCCCGCGGGTCTGGGCCGTATTCTTCGGGACAATACCGGCAAGCTCTTGTCTGTGGTCGAGCACAAGGATGCCAGTCAGGCAGAGCTGGCCATCGACGAGATTAATACCGGCGTCATGGCGGTGCCGGCTGTCGATTTGCAGGCCTACCTGCCACGGGTGGGCAATGAAAATGCCCAGGGTGAGTACTACCTGCCGGACGTGCTGTCATTGGCTGTGGCTGATGGCCGTGCCGTGGCCAGCTGTATTGCCTCCTCGGAACTGGAGGTGCTCGGCGTGAACGACCGGGTCCAGCTGAATCGGGTTGAGCGTGAGTTTCAGCGCCGCCGGGGGGAAGCTTTGCTGCTTGAGGGCGTGGCCGTTGCCGACGTCTCGCGGCTGGATATCCGCGGAGAACTCGTTTGCGGTCATGACGTTTTTATCGATGTGAACGTGGTCTTCGAGGGTGTAGTCAAATTGGGTGATGGTGTGAAAGTTGGCCCTAACTGTGTAGTGAAAAACACGACCGTGGAGGCCGGAGCACATATTCACGCTATGAGTCACCTCGAGGATGTGTCTGTTGGTGCTGAGGCCAATGTTGGTCCCTATGCCCGCTTGCGCCCTGGAACAGAGCTTGCGGCAGGGGCAAGAGTTGGCAATTTTGTCGAGACCAAAAAAGCGAAAATCGGTGCCGGTAGCAAGATCAACCACTTGTCCTACGTGGGCGATTGCGAGATGGGGGCGGGCGTTAACATCGGCGCGGGCACGATTACCTGCAACTACGATGGCGTGAACAAACACAAGACGAGCATGGGTGACGGGGTCTTCGTAGGTTCCAACAGTACTCTGGTGGCGCCGCTGTCCATCGAAGACGGTGGATTCATCGGCGCCGGGTCCACGGTCACGAGGGCGGTAGCAGCGGACGAATTGGCGGTGAGCCGGGCCAAACAGCGCAATATTCAGGGCTGGAAGCGGCCGACCAAAGCGGGCGGAGACGAATAG